In Elusimicrobiota bacterium, the sequence GGAGGAGCAATCCTCGGTTGTTCTGAAGCTCATAGAAGTCGGGAGAGAGCGCGGACGCCTGATCGTAATTCTGGAGCGCTCGAGAGAAGTCCTTCCCGTTCATACCAGGGGCGGCCCCTGAGCGTATAGCCAAGGGCGGAGGAAGGATCCAACGCGATCGCGCGATCAAAGGTGGCCAGCGCGTCCGGATACTGCTTGAGATTCATATACGCTCGGCCGAGGTTGCAGTAGCTGATTTCGCGCGGTACCGCATCGATGGATTTCTGAAAATACTCGATGCTTTTCTCCGTCTCCCAACGACGGGCATAAATCAACCCGATGTTGTTTAATGCCTCGGCGTAGTGGGGGTCACACTCCACCGCTTTGAGGTAATACGAAAGAGATTTGTCGAAGTCTTTTTTCTCATTGTACAGATAGCCCAGGCTGTACAAGGCCCGCGGTTGCTTGGGATAAACCCGGAGCACATCTTCCCACAGGGCAAACGGGTCGTTGAAAAGGTTCCCCCGGTGGTAGGCCAACCATCCGAAGAACGCCAGGTGAATTCCCATCAGTCCCACGCACAAGAGGTGCGTTCCTGCCCGAAACAGCCGACTCATATCAACCCGAAAAACGGCACAGTATCCGAGGATAAGAATGAGCAGAAGTCCGTATTGGGATAGATACAACCGATTTTCCGCAAAGGCCGTCGTGGTCGGTAAAAGACGACGAAGGCGCCAGTTGGATCAAAAACCAGAGAACGGAAAACAAAACCAACCGCGACACAGCCGTCCCTTTTCTGACCACCATCCACCCCGCCCGCGAGAACCAAAGCCCGGCGGCCGACAAGAGAATCGCCGGCTCCGCGAGTGAATCGTAGTGTTTGGGCATGTGATCGAGGGACAGTCCCGCTGGGACGAAGACGCATTGGAGGTAGCGGACCAGCGAGACGATCTGAGTGACAACGTAGGGCCAGCGATCCCACGGCGACTCCGCCTCGAGGTCGCCGATACTCCCGAAATACGCCGCCCGCGCGGCGAAATAGAGCCCTAAAACAATCCAGAAAGGAAGATGAAGCCGGACCTGGGCGCGGAAAGAATTCAATCGCATCGGTGCACGACAACATAGTCGACCAACAATAAGATCGCCGGGAGCACGGCGACGGATTGTTCGATCGAGCCCTATCACAAAGAGCGCGACCATCCCCACGTATCGCGAGGGGGTGAGCGGTTTTGGCCTGAGAAACAGCAAAATCGCGCCCACGGACGCGAGCGCGGCGAGGATGTCCGACCGGTTAAACGTGTAGAGCGCCACAATCGCGTTGACCGGATGCACCACAAAAAAGAGCACGAGGAGGAACGACAGAACCGATTGTTCCGTTCCGAAAAGCAGAAAAAACAGGCGCCGCGATAAAAGGAACAGGAGAAACCCCACTCCCACATGACCAAGAAGATTGATGACACGATACCCGAAAGGATCGAGTTTTCCGACATAGTAGTTCAACGTATAGGTCAAAAACGTGACCGGCCGACTGGGATCATTTCGGACGAATGTCCTTTTGGGGGAATAGGGGTAGATCAGTTTGGAAAAGGCCTGGGAGAGATGATCGATCCGAATATCCGGATTGTTTTGAACTTTGTGGGCATCGTCAGGATAAACGGCGCATGGAGCGTCTGTCCATAGAGAAGGAATCCCACCAGGGCCAGCAACGCGGCCAGCCACAATCCCCCGCGCCCACGGCCTTCCCCGAGGGCCGCCGTCGCCTCGCTTCGGGCGGCCAAAGACTTCATCTTTTTCTTCCGTCTGCCCATGGAGGCACCCCCTCTTTCAGTGTTTTGCCCCGATGGGATCGGGGGTATGGTTGCTAAACGACGGGCTCAAAATTCGCGTAACGAGCCAGAATTTGTTTCCGGGCGCCGGAGTCGAAGAGGACGGTGACTTTGACATTTTCGCCGGTGCCGGACTTGTCCAAAATCTTGCCTTCGCCGAAGAGGGGGTGCCGGACCCGTTGACCCATCCGCAAGGGGTGGGGGCCCTTTGACATTCCCGATGCCGGAACAGCGGATTCCTCATCCGGATCATATGACCCAATGGGCACACCAGAACCGGAACCAACGTTGGACGGCGAAAAGGAGCTCGGTTCCCGGCCCCAGGGGGTGGCGGGAGAGGGGGAGGGACGCTGGATCGGCGCCTCAATGAGCCCGGCCTCGGTCACGAACCGGGAGGGCACGTTCCAGTGGGATCGGCCATAAATCCGGCGGGAAGAGGCGGCGGTGAGCATCAAATGCTCCCGGGCCCGGGTAATGGCCACGTAGGCCAGTCGACGTTCTTCCTCCAGTTCCTTCTCATCAAAAGCGGATTCGCCGATGGGGAAAAGGCCTTCCTCCAAACCCGTGACGTAGACGATGGGAAATTCCAAGCCTTTGGCCAAGTGAACGGTCATAAGGGTCACGGACCCGCCGTCTTCTTTCAGCGCGTCCAACCCAGAAGCCAACGACACTTTCTCTAAGAAAGAACCCACGGTTTTGTCTTCCGACGCTTCCTCAAATTCCTTGGAGGCGTTCACCAGTTCCTGCAAGTTATCCAGCCGATGGGCGGCCTCGGGATTGATGATGCGCTTGATCGCCACGGAATCGGCGGGGTTCACAGCCACGCGGAGATAGGCCAACACATCTTTGACTTCCATGCGTTCATAGAACCGCACGCTCCCCACCAGCGTATAGGGAATATTTTCGCGACGAAAAGCGTCTTCTAAAACCCGGGATTGGGCGTTGGTGCGATAGAAGACGGCGATGTCCGACCGTTGTCGGCCCGAGGCCAAATACCGAGCGGATTCTCTCGCAATAAACGCCGCCTCTTGAAGTTCGTCGGCGAATTCCTGAAATAAAACGGGCTCTCCTTCCCCCTTGTCCGTCCAAAGCTTTTTGTCTTTCCGGTATTTGTTTTTTGAGATCACGTTGTGGGCGGCCGTCAAGATGGGCTGAGTGGAACGATAGTTTTGTTCGAGTTTCACCACTTTCGCTCCGGAATAATCCCGCTCATATTCAAGGATGTTGCGGACGTCGGCGCCGCGAAAAGAATAGATCGATTGGTCGTCGTCTCCGACCACGCACAGGTTTTTGGGAGGCGCCACCAGGTGTTTCGCCAATAGATATTGCGCGTGGTTGGTGTCCTGGTATTCGTCCACCATGACGTGCCGGAAGCGGGCCTGGTATTTCGCTCAAGCGGTTCGTTATCACGCAGAGCGGTGGTCGTGCGCATGATGAGATCGCCGAAATCCAAGGCGTTGGCCTTGTTCATCTTTTTTTGGTAGTGGCTGTAAAGCGTGGCCACCATCTGGCGGAAGGGATCGTTTTGGGCCATGGCGTGGATGGCGTAGGAATCGGCGTCCAAAAGATCATCCTTGGCCCGGGAAATAACGTTCAAGACCTGGTTGGGCTTGTATTTCTTCTCGTCGAGCTTAATTCACGAAGGACCTCCTTGAGCACCTGGGTTTGGTCCCCGTCGTCATAGATGACGTAATGGGGATCGAGTCCCACGGCGCGGGCTTCCACCCGCAAGAATTGGGCGCAGAAAGAGTGGAAGGTCGAGATCCACACCCCCCGCCCAACGCCCCCCACACGCGAGTCGACCCGATGGCGCATTTCGGCCGCGGCCTTGTTGGTAAAGGTCACGGCCAATATGTTCCATGCCGGAACCCCCTCCGACAGCAAGTGGGCGATGCGGTAGGTGATGACGCGGGTCTTCCCCGACCCCGCCCCGGCCAGGATCAACAAGGGCCCTTCCCCATGGGTCACGGCTTCCCGTTGGGGAGGGTTTAGCGCATCGAGGAGTTTTGGATCCAAGGGCATAGTTTAGAGGGGCATTATACCAGATGGAGCATCCGACGGAAAAACCTTTTTATAAAAAGACCCTTGACAAGATTGGAATCTCGATTAAACTTCCTTGAAGTCCCCACGTTATTGTTCGGAGGTCGCCCAATGCGCCAATGGATCGCCTCACTCACCGTTTCTCCTTGCCTCGACATCCCTGTTCGCTTCCGTGACACTTCAAGTGAATGTCAAAAATGAAGCCGACCAAAACGTCAATGGCGCCACGATCTACGCCCTGGTCTTCACGAACAACGGGCCCGACGCCGTCAACAGCCGCGTGGGAGTGACGGTGAACGGAACCGTTGACATCAGCTTGACCGATGGGCTCAATTACGAGATTTTTCCCACCAAGGACGGGTTCACCCCCACCCTGCGCAATCAATTTTCAAGTCCCGACCCGGCGATGCACCACCATGTGACGGCCTCCGGGACGCCCGCTCCCCTCAATTTGGTTCTCCGTTCCGGAGGATCCGTGGCCGGCACGGTCACCGCCAGCGTGACCAACGCCAGTCCCAACAGCATGTTGTTTGGCCAAGTGGTGAACGGCGCGAACCGAGAGGATGTGGCCAGGAGCCTGCCTGACGGACGGAAGCGGGGCCTGCCCGCGCTGACCTTCGAACGTTCCCCCGCCGGCCCGAACACCTATCGGGTCAGCGCCCATGACCCTGTCCTCAATAAAGGGAATGAAACCAAAGTGGCGAATGCCTTGGCCAAAGATGGAAGCGTCGGCCCCTATCCCCTCAACCTCGCTGGAGGACTTCCCCCTGAAACCGTCGACCGCCAGAACGGAAATCAGCCCACCGGAGACGCCAGTCTTCAAGGAGTGGTGACCTCCACCAACAACGTGCCCATTCCCTTTGTGGGGGTCAGTTACCAAAGCCCCAACGGTCCCGGATCGTGGGGACAGACGGACCAAAACGGACGATTCACTTTTTATGGATTAACGGAAGGAACCACGTACTACGCTCAAGTTTATGCCGGATGCAACCCATCCGGATGTTTTCAGGGATATACCAGCCTCGCCGCGGAAACCCGCGGAGCGTCTGTGGGACCGAAAGACATCGTCTTTAGCAACGCCAGCGCGCCCCTGAAAGTGAAAATTCAGCTCCAACAGGCAAGCCCCGGGACAGGGGTCATTCCTGTCTCTGTGGTTGACCAAAACGGCGATCCTTTGCCAGGGGGCAACATCAACCTTTGGCCCGACGGAAAATCGTGGCACACCAATCCCGCTCAGAATTGCTCGGACGCTTTTCGAACAGGTCCAATCCCGGATTGGCCAACACCATGGCGGACGCAACGTCGGGCAACGCGACACTCACCGACTCCCGCCGGGAAATTATGTCTTAAATGTGTGGTCTCCTTTTACCTCCGAGGGAGTGCAATACAACGCCGGGGCTGACAAACAATTCGGGTTCGATTGGAACAACACCTGCGGTTCCAGCCCACACCAGGACGACCTTCGGGTCACCATCGACTCGACGACGACGCCCAGTGTGCATGTTTATAATTCCCAGGGAACAGATCTCGGCCTCAGTTCCGTGACGGTGGTGGTCAATACGATTCAGCCCAGCGCGAACCACACGGTGCATATGCACCTGGCCTTCCCTGAAGCCGTCAATTTGAGCTCGGACCCCATTCTGGTCACTCTGCAAGACTGCAGCAGTGGACACGGATGCAGCGGTGGATACAAGCAGTTCAACGGGGCCCCGCATCGACCTTTGATTTCGATCTGGCCATCGGAACAGGAAGTTACTGGGTCAACGTCCAATCGAAATATTGGGGCGTGGTGCGAGAGGGCGGCGGCCAGGGACAGCTGGTCGTTACGGAAGGATTAATCGGCGCCATCCCCCTGAATTTCAAATTCGCCAAAGCGGGACGAATCAAGGGATTTTTGTATAAACCCGATGGAAGCCTCTATACCCCGGGCATGGGAAGCGGGGCGAGCATTAATGCCGGGATGAAAAGCGGCAATGGATGGGGGTACGGCAATATCAGCCGGGATGGGAGCTACGTCATTGGAGGATTGTTACCGGGGACCTATCAAATCCGCGCCAACGGGTGGGGCGATTTTGATCTGGCCAATCCCATCGAGCAAGTGACAGTGAACGTAGTGGCCGAACAAGACGCCTATGTTGAAGTTCACACGGTGAACGGAACTAAAGTTCTCCCCCGGGTGAACCTGGGTCTTTGGACCCCGACGTTCCCCTTGGGCCGTCCCAGCCCCGACAAGGACGGGCCCTTCGAGCCGTCTTCCTCCCGCCGGGTCGAAACTGGGCCCGAAACTGTCGGACCTCATGACGGGGGCGACCAACCGAACGGATTGCTACCAGGCGTTGGGCGACAATGGCCAATGGACCCGGATATGAGGGGTTCTGCCCTGGCAACGTTGAATCGCCAGGCGGTGATTTCTATCTCCTCCGCAATGAGGAGTTTCAGCCCGGAGAGACCTCCTACCAATTCTTATCCCCTCTTTGTGGCCAAAAAACGTGATCGTTTCTGATGATAAGGCGATTGAAAGCGTGTTC encodes:
- a CDS encoding tetratricopeptide repeat protein, yielding MSRLFRAGTHLLCVGLMGIHLAFFGWLAYHRGNLFNDPFALWEDVLRVYPKQPRALYSLGYLYNEKKDFDKSLSYYLKAVECDPHYAEALNNIGLIYARRWETEKSIEYFQKSIDAVPREISYCNLGRAYMNLKQYPDALATFDRAIALDPSSALGYTLRGRPWYEREGLLSSAPELRSGVRALSRLL
- a CDS encoding carboxypeptidase regulatory-like domain-containing protein, whose translation is MNVKNEADQNVNGATIYALVFTNNGPDAVNSRVGVTVNGTVDISLTDGLNYEIFPTKDGFTPTLRNQFSSPDPAMHHHVTASGTPAPLNLVLRSGGSVAGTVTASVTNASPNSMLFGQVVNGANREDVARSLPDGRKRGLPALTFERSPAGPNTYRVSAHDPVLNKGNETKVANALAKDGSVGPYPLNLAGGLPPETVDRQNGNQPTGDASLQGVVTSTNNVPIPFVGVSYQSPNGPGSWGQTDQNGRFTFYGLTEGTTYYAQVYAGCNPSGCFQGYTSLAAETRGASVGPKDIVFSNASAPLKVKIQLQQASPGTGVIPVSVVDQNGDPLPGGNINLWPDGKSWHTNPAQNCSDAFRTGPIPDWPTPWRTQRRATRHSPTPAGKLCLKCVVSFYLRGSAIQRRG